TCTggtgcccccaagtggccaaaattGTATTAATTATTACTGACTTGTTAGGAAGTACATTTAAACTAATGCAGCTGCTTGTCTCTCCTCATTAACTtaaatggggtggacaaaataattgAAACATCTGTATAGTAAAGTATAACAAACTACACTTCAACAGtgccacaaactacagcctccaaaatacAACAGGGCTGTTGCATTAGACTGCTTTAGTTTTAGCtagatgtacctaataaactggcaactgggCATATTCCTGGTTTATATTTATGTCAGGATTCAGTTTACAGGTATGGCTAGTTTTAGAATGAAATAGAAAATCCACCCTACAAGGGAATTTACAATGGGCTACTTCCAGTCGGCGGTTTGTTAATTTTTAACAGTGGGGGTGGCGCAATGGGAGCACCCCATGACTACACGTTGCTACATGTCACTTAGATCATGAAGGTGACACTACTCTATAGAGTACCTAGGCTACAATATAGTATAGAATTTAGAGTATTTATAGTATATAGTTTAGAGAATATTAATAATTCAAGACAGAACTGACAGAAGGAGCAATTACAAATCTGACTTGTACTTCTGCACCATGGACAACGTTATGGATTTATCAAAACGCATCAAAAAGCGCAGTTAGACTACTGATATTCCACAGCCATGGTCGGGGCCATAGCTTCTAACTTGCACAGATGATCAATGAGTCAGGCATACTAGACTACATATTAAACTAAACAACCAATCATCCACTGCACTCTCTCTGCTCCTAAGGTAGAAGGGGGACGACAGGTTAACGAGGAGGCTTCATTTTGGTAATTTTGCTAACACGGGGGATGGCATGCCCCTCAAATTGTCTATTGGCTATTTCATTGGCAGTAAAGCTGATCTTTATAGACAAGCAACAGCGGTGTCCCGATGAGCTAAAAACCAAACATCCATTCATTTTTGGAGATATACCAGTGACATTATATTACTGACTGACTAACTGGCGTGTTGTTAGGCTGCGCGAAATGTTACATCCAAATGAGTTTCAAATAAATGCGTGGATTTCAGCTGTAAATCAGTAAATGTCAACATATCTCAGTGAAATCACTATGCCTGCCATTAGCTGTCACAGTGTCCTCGCAGTTGATCCATTATTTACTGTTTATGTGGATAAAGCGGCTCCAGGATCTGTCTCTACATTACACTATCAGAGCCTGTCTAAATTATCtacacaaattaattaaaagggAGCTTTTCAATACTAAATTTGATAACAGGTGAATGCTGCTACAGGAGAGAGTGCTTTAAAGTTTCATCTTTTATATCATCCTTCAAGCTCAGAACTAAGATGGGAAGCCACAGACCAGAATCACTACGGGCCTTCTTCCCTGTCTGGTTTAGTAGAAACCCAAAAGTAGAAGATGATGGTGTTTGAGATCAGGGTTTTACACTGGTTAACCGGTTAAGGTGGTTAAGGTTGCTGAGGTTGGGGCTAGTTTTTAATCAAGTGGTCAGACTAAGTATTAGGTTAGCACTAGCTTAAATTTGTAGAGCTTTGGTTCAGGGAAATaagaatatataatattaatatatttaaatattaattaatttaaatacactTTCAGTCCTCACAAAGACGAATTGCATGTgtatgtctttctttttgtctgcatGTTTATTGACAGTATTATGGGTTGCGGGGAGCTGGTAGAAATCATCAAGACTTGTTTCACTATGCACTGAAGAGGCTGACGGCAGTCGCAGTTTCCTGTGGTCCAGAACTACAGTCAAGTGACACAGCTGAGTCTGTCAGGAATGTGGACGTCCATTACTCATCTATGAACGTGATCCCTTCAATCCTGCGGAGTAGAACATACAAACTCGGAATTAACACAGCACAGAGCACAGTTTGGCTGCCCTCATCTTTGCAATTACCAGTTGGCACAACAATTGGAAAGCACAAAAGAAGTGAGAGACCACACTGTGTAGCAGGAACATTTCCAGATGACAGGGGTGAGGAAAAAAAGGGTATGGCCTTGCCTTCTTAGCGGCCATAGGACGAGTGTCCTTTTGATTGGAGTTGAGGGATTTCCACACGGTAGTTTTAGACATTTCATCAGATATATTAATATCAGAGGGATCACACCTATGGATCagggagaggaaaaggagggTAAGCACAGAAAGCAGACAATGTTGGGAGTGAGTTGGGGCTTTTAGGGTCTCAGTGTGTTAGTCTTTATGGGGTGGACTTAAAAACAGACAACCACATCCAAACAAGACAAGGATACAAATAGATAGACAGGAAGGTGAAACAATTCTCGCATAATCTTACCACTCCAATCATCTGAAGTCCATTCTGTccatttgagtgtgtgtgggtgtgcatgaatgtgtgttctTACCTGGGGTCATGTGCTTTTGGGGTCTGAATGGGCTTGCTGCTCTCCATGGGAATCTGAACAGTATCTTCCTTTTTTGCATTGAGCATAACCAGTGATTCCTAAAAAATGCACCCACCGCCACAAACATACACAGTCaaaacatgcatttttatttatttattttcatgtattttattaaGATTTCCATTAAGACTACCTCTTGTATCTCTTTGGAGGCATCatcaaggttttttttcttccattcaGGCATTAAGTCATCCAGGTAACTTAGCTCTCGGTCAGAGAAACACCAGTCCAGCAGCTTGCGGATGAAAACCAGCGCTAGCACCTGCAAGTACAGGAGAAAAAAGATGCCTGTCATTTAAATAGATGGCATGGAGAGACTGGAGAAAGGAGAGGGGATGTTGGTGGTGGTCAACTCACCATCATTGGGAAGATGATAGCAGCGGGGGATGTCTTAATTATCCAGAGCAGCACCAGACACGTGAGCTGGGTAACAGTGAACAGGTGCACCTTCCTCAAGGGGACGTGGCGCAGGTAGATGAAATCTGGCTGGTGCTTTGCTGGCATGCCAAACAACTTCAGACGGTCAAAGAACTGAGAAATGATGGTGATGAAAACAGGTGGTAGAGAAGTCAGAGACAGAGGGTAACAGGAGAATTGAATTaaggagagaagagcagagacaCAGATGTGAATATGGCAAGAGAAAAAAGTGATTATGAATGACAAATTTAGTTAAATTGGTTTGACAATTAACTGTCAGGCCGCACTGAATTGCAACAGCATTAATTAGATGAGGAAAGGGCATAACAGCTGAGGGAACAACttgaaacattttgtatttgaattACCCCGACACTATAATTAGGGGGTGCCAAAGTAACAAATGTTCAAAGTGTACACATAGTGGCTTTACTATAAATCATCTTTGCCATATAGAATAACATTGCTGTGTTTATATATGTCAGATTGCACATTACCTGGATGCCTTTTAATGAAGAGACTCCCATGTACAGGAAAACACCATACAACACTGGCATTGGAATGAActatgaaaaaacaacaacatacatcCATGAGCTTTGGTAATACTTTGACTATTTCACGCTCTCACTTCTCTGACTAAATATCCAAGCCAGAGGGGGGCAGCATTGCTCGGCATGTCTGACTAACCTGCAGGGCTCCAGTCATGAATACAGAGCAGCCCATGAGCAGGAAGATGAGCAGGCCAGTTAACCTCTGTTCTCTGATGCCCAGGAAGCGAGGCTGCTCTCCCGGAGCTGAGCTCTCTGACTCCAGCTTTAGGCTGTTGACGTGAGAGATAGACAGGACAGTGGCTGCTACGAACCAGGGCAAGCCCATGATGGAGCACACGCCCAGCATCATCCCAACCATCAGCAGGTCCAGGTGGTACCCACAGCCCTTCTGCATAACAGAGAGAAGGAAATTGAATAACTGAATAAGACGAATAACTTAGCGACAGTCTGCAGCTGGAAGCAACGGTGCAGAGATAGGGCAGCTGTATGATCAgaattttcagattttttcttaCTAGCAGTTTGTGCTCTTTGCGGTTGATGATCACAGCAGTTATCTGTTGGTCCATAAAGATAAGGATGGTACAGAGAAGAGCTGGAATAGATGCAGCCAGGACTGTCCACCATGGGTTGCGTCCTATTGGATTGATCAACCAACCTCGGTCGTCCCTGGTAGGCTAGAGGAGCCAATTTAAGAGAAGTGAGGCCATGATTCAACCATAACAATGCAGAGTTTAACATCAAGGTtcacattattattgttattatttcctCTATACCTGGAATTTGCTGGGCACCTTCAACTTCTGGGAGGGCACTCCAACAACATAgtcaagcagaaccatgacgGCAATGGTGAGGAACACTGCAAAGTCACTGATCATGGACCGCACCTGGGCACGAGCAATAACAACACTCAGAGATCAGTGGTTACTAATGTGGTAACCCCTAGCCAAGTGAGCAGTCATATTGGTGAATTACCTTGGTGGGGAAATAACGACTAGTCTTGAGTTGTTTGAGGAAGGCAGACAGGAAGAAGGTCGAGAAGAACAAGATGGTAGACCAGAAGAGAACATCTGGGGTATAGGGGCCATGGTGGCCACATGCTGTCCCAACAAAGTGGCCCTGCATACTGATACACTCCTGTAGAGATTCACAGAGGTCATATTAGAAAAAAACTGCCTCAGAGGACTCAAGAGAAAATAGATCAAAAGAGTAAGGGGTGTGATGACTTATGTCAAGTCCACCgattaaatttattttctatGCAGAACAGGTGATCCGGCTTCACAGTGCATGATGGATTCGCCGCAGCGAGTTTTCAGAGCATTCACCATATCTGTATTTGCATTAAAACGACTCAACCTGAATTTTATGCAAATGAGTCTGCCCAGCATAACTACACCAGGCTTAAAAGATCAGATCAAAGTGTCAAACTAGGCAGTGCTGAATATGAACCAAGATTGTGCTACTGCATTTACTTTTCAGAAACATATTTTAGTGTACTGTTTAACTATAATACAAGAAGGTTTGTGACCAGGCCGACATTTTTTCTTGCTTGAAAACAGATGAGGCAAAACCAAGCACCGCCCAGTTAATTAACCCTAACCCCATCAGCTGGAGAGTTTAGTTTTCTGGGGCATCCAGATGCTTCCTTCCCAGAGGCGGCCTGTCTGCACCTTAAGATTTTACCAAAATTATCTGTCAGACAAGAAGAGTCTACAAAGCGTACTGAGAAGAAACAAGATAAACCTTTGGTGTGCTCGgttacacacacagcagtgaaaGGTAAATTGATTGAATGTCCTTCTCAGTGTTTGCAAAGGTCCTTAAAAGAGGTTAGCTGCTCAGGGGAAGGTGAAGAAGGTGAACTGAATGGTAAGTAAACACAATGGACTGAATGCAGTGTGTGCTATCATGTGAAAGTTACGCTAacattaggtgtgtgtgtgtgtgtgtgtgtgtgtgcacgcgtatgtgtgtgtgtgtgtgtgtgtgtgtgtttccgcATAGTTACATTACCTTGACAGTAAGGTTGGACCAGGGTACAGCAGCGGGTGTGATGTTTCTCTCACTCCAGAGTTCTAAGGTTTTATTACTGGGATTATCTGGCTCTGCACACCTacagctagagagagagagagagaaagagcacaaagcacacagaagaaaaatcagTGGCTGACAAAAAGGATGGGCTCACATTTTTTATCAGTCAAATTAGGCCAGACATAAAGGAAACAGCATGGAAGGATGGGATCTGAAGGCTTTTAGAGGAGagcagaaacaaagaaacagcaaAGCCACATAGTGAGGAGAAGACGGCTATGTATTCTTAGAGAAGAACAaagcacagaaagaaaacaatgaaCAAAGAAAAACCTGAACATGCAGGTGAAAGACAGAGGAAACCAAGGGGagtgaacattttgttactCACTACACCAGTGTAAGTTGGTCCAGATCGCTGTGTGCATTGAAGGGGTAGACTTCTCCCAGGTGGAAGAGCTTCTCCAAGGCCTCGTAGATGAAGATGAGGCAGATGAGGGCGGCAAAGGCCTCCTCTGTGAACCGAGTGATGTAGCACACCAGAGAGCTGGCGTCTGTGGCAACcaaaatcaaacacagcaggGCCGTCCACAGGCCGATGCAAGTCCTTAGTGACAGATAGGAAAGGTCGTAGTCCCTGATATGAAAGAACAAGAGAAAAGATTAGGGGTAGAAAAGGAATACATAATCGGGTGGTGATGATATAAATGTCACAGAGAGGTTGTTCTAATACATACTTGCAGAACTTGAAGAGGATTTTCTCAAAAACCAGCACAGGACCAGTGCTACCCAGAATGGTGAGAGGCTGACCAGCAAACACAGAGTAGGCTA
Above is a genomic segment from Micropterus dolomieu isolate WLL.071019.BEF.003 ecotype Adirondacks linkage group LG18, ASM2129224v1, whole genome shotgun sequence containing:
- the slc4a8 gene encoding electroneutral sodium bicarbonate exchanger 1, which produces MNIHYEKEELEGHRTLFVGVRMPRQSHRHHKPHGSRHRKRDKRAGSIATQQSEETETTTSSHDTPSQRVQFILGTEEDAEHVTHELFTELDEICVKDGKDAEWKETARWLKFEEDVEDGGERWSKPYVATLSLHSLFELRSCIINGSVLLDMHADCIEEIADMVLDHQEASHELDDSVRVKVREALLKRHHHQNEKKKNLMPMVRSIAEGTRKQSETQLTGPATSPQPPPATEPAKNGGGQDSNQVDLSKVDLHFMKKIPEGAEASNVLVGELDFLERPIVAFVRLSPAVLLTGLTEVPIPTRFLFILLGPDGKAQQYHEIGRSMATIMTDEIFHDVAYKAKDRSDLLAGIDEFLDQVTVLPPGEWDPSIRIEPPKSVPSQEKRKMPGVPNGTACQVEEELHAEHHGPELQRTGRLFGGLILDIKRKVPFYLSDFKDGLSLQCVASFLFLYCACMSPVITFGGLLGEATEGRISAIESLLGASMTGVAYSVFAGQPLTILGSTGPVLVFEKILFKFCKDYDLSYLSLRTCIGLWTALLCLILVATDASSLVCYITRFTEEAFAALICLIFIYEALEKLFHLGEVYPFNAHSDLDQLTLVYCRCAEPDNPSNKTLELWSERNITPAAVPWSNLTVKECISMQGHFVGTACGHHGPYTPDVLFWSTILFFSTFFLSAFLKQLKTSRYFPTKVRSMISDFAVFLTIAVMVLLDYVVGVPSQKLKVPSKFQPTRDDRGWLINPIGRNPWWTVLAASIPALLCTILIFMDQQITAVIINRKEHKLLKGCGYHLDLLMVGMMLGVCSIMGLPWFVAATVLSISHVNSLKLESESSAPGEQPRFLGIREQRLTGLLIFLLMGCSVFMTGALQFIPMPVLYGVFLYMGVSSLKGIQFFDRLKLFGMPAKHQPDFIYLRHVPLRKVHLFTVTQLTCLVLLWIIKTSPAAIIFPMMVLALVFIRKLLDWCFSDRELSYLDDLMPEWKKKNLDDASKEIQEESLVMLNAKKEDTVQIPMESSKPIQTPKAHDPRCDPSDINISDEMSKTTVWKSLNSNQKDTRPMAAKKD